CAGGCTATCCTTGCCACCTGAGACGGCCACCAGAATGCGGTCGTCACGGGTGAACATGCGAAATTTCTTGATCGTCCGCTCCGTGTAATTAAGGAACCAAGCAGGGTAACAGACTTGACACAATGCCAGCCGATGCTCCGGCATATTGATGATCGCTTTGGTTGAGCACTGACGGCATTTCATGCTGCGCCCCCTGATATAACGCGGATCAATTCGACCTCGTCGCCGACTTCCAGCATTTCATCTTCGGTGACGATCTCGCCGTTCTTGGTCACGACGACAGTTTCTGACAGCACACCGAGCCGCTCCAACAACTGACGCGCCGTCATCCGGTGATCGAATGAAAATTCCTTATCGCTGTATCGGACGTTCACTGCCGTTGGCCTCGATGGCGATGGATGCTGATGACAATGACGGGGAGACATCGCCGCGATTCTGCTTCTCAGCATGGTATGAGCTCCGCACCAGCGGCCCCGCTTCCACATGGGTGAAGCCGAGCGACTGCCCTATTTGGCGCAACTCTTCAAACTCGCTCGGCGCGACGTAGCGAGCAACAGGCAAATGTTCAAGCGTCGGTCGCAGGTATTGACCGATGGTGAGAAAATTACAGTCCACAGCCCGCAAGTCGCGCATTGTTTGCAGGATTTCATCCCAGGTTTCGCCCAGTCCGAGCATGAGTCCTGACTTGGTTGGAATGGCCGGATTCAACCGCTTAGCGTTGGCCAGCACGTTCAATGACCACTCATAGCGACCTGTCTTGCGCACCGGCTTTTGCAATCGTTCGACCGTCTCGATATTGTGATTAAGCACAAACGGCTCAGCATCCATCACCGTTTTCAGTGATTGAATCGAGCCACGAAAATCAGGAATCAACA
This window of the Blastocatellia bacterium genome carries:
- a CDS encoding MoaD/ThiS family protein, yielding MNVRYSDKEFSFDHRMTARQLLERLGVLSETVVVTKNGEIVTEDEMLEVGDEVELIRVISGGAA
- the lipA gene encoding lipoyl synthase — its product is MIERVPKPEWLKVKVPGGPNFSMLKQLARGLKLNTVCESARCPNIGECWEAGTATFMILGNTCTRRCGFCAVPSGKPLEYDTQEPERVAEAVQALRLNYVVITSVARDDLPDGGAWAFAQTIRAIRARQPQCRVEVLIPDFRGSIQSLKTVMDAEPFVLNHNIETVERLQKPVRKTGRYEWSLNVLANAKRLNPAIPTKSGLMLGLGETWDEILQTMRDLRAVDCNFLTIGQYLRPTLEHLPVARYVAPSEFEELRQIGQSLGFTHVEAGPLVRSSYHAEKQNRGDVSPSLSSASIAIEANGSERPIQR